One Kineococcus radiotolerans SRS30216 = ATCC BAA-149 DNA window includes the following coding sequences:
- a CDS encoding antibiotic biosynthesis monooxygenase family protein — protein sequence MAVVKINAIEVPEGGGPELERRFGARMGAVEGTPGFLGFELLRPVAGETRYFVYTKWETEEAFQGWANGGAKAAHAGERAKPVATGASLLEFEVVLGADPR from the coding sequence ATGGCTGTGGTGAAGATCAACGCGATCGAGGTCCCCGAGGGCGGCGGGCCGGAGCTGGAGCGCCGCTTCGGCGCCCGGATGGGTGCGGTGGAGGGGACCCCGGGGTTCCTGGGGTTCGAGCTGCTGCGCCCGGTGGCGGGTGAGACCCGCTACTTCGTCTACACGAAGTGGGAGACGGAGGAGGCGTTCCAGGGCTGGGCGAACGGCGGCGCGAAGGCCGCGCACGCCGGCGAGCGGGCGAAACCGGTCGCCACCGGCGCCTCGCTGCTGGAGTTCGAGGTCGTCCTCGGCGCCGACCCCCGCTGA
- a CDS encoding LLM class flavin-dependent oxidoreductase: MSRPQHFGYFFSRGFGPQGWGRDYQAWNDDWTRPDLYAHAVRDLERAGFDLVVIEDAISLGNPDTLDLRVRAAYGGPKHDPLLLAPYLFAATQHLGVVPTVNAGITPPYLAARQAATLQHLSGDRFGINLVTDVGSARHVGLEPVAHDVAYDRAEEWIDVVRRLWHSWDSDALVADPVSGHFADGSRIDAFQHRGEHFRLDGPLNALPFAGGEPVLVSPGGSPRGLAFAGSRSDVQLALAPLRVEEVRRYRAKVLDAAALAGRKPADLRVLFVVKPELVASPEEADRIVAASREPSEAVLREVALAWSSDLETDLTVLPLDAPLDPAVFGDHVSLGTIGALRGDTPDAPLRELLARKARKGRLADRGGLVGTAEEFADLVEEFGEDAGNDGFLLSGDLHPVTLHRFLDDLVPVLRRRGVLRTGYGGGGLRGNLFEF, from the coding sequence GTGAGCCGCCCGCAGCACTTCGGGTACTTCTTCTCCCGGGGTTTCGGCCCGCAGGGCTGGGGCCGGGACTACCAGGCGTGGAACGACGACTGGACCCGCCCGGACCTCTACGCCCACGCCGTCCGCGACCTGGAGCGCGCCGGGTTCGACCTCGTCGTGATCGAGGACGCGATCTCGCTGGGCAACCCCGACACCCTCGACCTGCGGGTCCGCGCCGCCTACGGCGGACCCAAGCACGACCCGCTGCTGCTCGCGCCGTACCTGTTCGCCGCCACCCAGCACCTCGGGGTCGTCCCCACCGTCAACGCCGGGATCACCCCGCCCTACCTGGCCGCGCGCCAGGCCGCGACCCTGCAGCACCTGTCCGGGGACCGGTTCGGGATCAACCTCGTCACCGACGTCGGCAGCGCCCGCCACGTCGGTCTCGAACCCGTCGCCCACGACGTCGCCTACGACCGGGCGGAGGAGTGGATCGACGTCGTCCGCCGGTTGTGGCACAGCTGGGACAGCGACGCCCTCGTCGCGGACCCGGTGAGCGGGCACTTCGCCGACGGTTCCCGCATCGACGCGTTCCAGCACCGCGGGGAGCACTTCCGCCTCGACGGCCCGCTCAACGCCCTGCCGTTCGCCGGGGGCGAGCCGGTGCTCGTCTCGCCCGGCGGCTCGCCGCGGGGCCTGGCCTTCGCGGGGTCGCGCTCCGACGTCCAGCTGGCGCTGGCCCCGCTGCGGGTGGAGGAGGTGCGGCGCTACCGCGCGAAGGTCCTCGACGCGGCCGCCCTCGCCGGGCGGAAACCCGCCGACCTGCGGGTCCTGTTCGTCGTCAAACCGGAACTCGTCGCCAGCCCGGAGGAGGCCGACCGCATCGTCGCGGCGTCGCGGGAACCCTCCGAGGCCGTGCTGCGCGAGGTCGCCCTCGCCTGGTCCAGCGACCTGGAGACCGACCTCACGGTCCTGCCGCTGGACGCGCCCCTCGACCCCGCGGTGTTCGGGGACCACGTCTCCCTCGGCACGATCGGCGCGCTGCGCGGGGACACCCCGGACGCGCCGCTGCGGGAACTGCTCGCGCGCAAGGCCCGCAAGGGCCGCCTCGCCGACCGCGGCGGGCTGGTGGGCACGGCGGAGGAGTTCGCCGACCTCGTCGAGGAGTTCGGCGAGGACGCCGGCAACGACGGGTTCCTGCTCTCCGGGGACCTGCACCCGGTGACGCTGCACCGGTTCCTGGACGACCTCGTCCCGGTCCTGCGCCGGCGCGGGGTCCTGCGCACCGGCTACGGCGGGGGCGGGTTGCGCGGCAACCTCTTCGAGTTCTAG
- a CDS encoding O-acetylhomoserine aminocarboxypropyltransferase/cysteine synthase family protein, giving the protein MTHVPFPHGFATQQVHAGSGPDPATGARITPVHLTAGFVFDDFEQARARFAGEDDGYVYTRTGNPTTAALETRLATLEGGTDALVVGTGQAAITVALLGILGAGDHVVAAGDLYEGSRGLLLDNFGRLGISVDFVPDTGDPAAWEARVRPDTRAFFAESIANPKAVVLDVPAVAAVAHRHGIPLVVDNTFATPYLLRPLEHGADVVVHSASKFLAGHGAALGGAVVTGPTTREAFDWSGFGHLTAPAGVLGGISWVERFGPRRAYVEHTRAVVASRLGPTISPFNAFLVQQGLETLSLRVARQSATALELARWLQARPEVASVDHAGLASHASHDVAARLLPRGSGAVFSFTLEGGRPAAQRFVDAVRLFTRMTHVGDVRSLVIHPASTTHAHRSEGERLAAGIWPGLVRLSIGLEEPEDLLADLLPALAAAVPAPTPAGV; this is encoded by the coding sequence ATGACGCACGTCCCGTTCCCGCACGGCTTCGCCACCCAGCAGGTCCACGCCGGTTCCGGTCCCGACCCGGCCACCGGCGCCCGCATCACCCCCGTCCACCTCACGGCCGGTTTCGTCTTCGACGACTTCGAGCAGGCCCGCGCCCGCTTCGCCGGCGAGGACGACGGCTACGTCTACACCCGCACGGGCAACCCCACGACGGCCGCCCTCGAGACCCGGCTCGCCACCCTGGAGGGCGGCACCGACGCCCTCGTCGTCGGCACCGGGCAGGCCGCGATCACCGTGGCCCTGCTGGGGATCCTCGGCGCCGGGGACCACGTCGTCGCGGCCGGCGACCTCTACGAGGGTTCGCGCGGGTTGCTCCTGGACAACTTCGGCCGCCTCGGCATCTCCGTCGACTTCGTCCCCGACACCGGCGACCCCGCGGCCTGGGAGGCGCGGGTCCGCCCCGACACCCGGGCGTTCTTCGCGGAGTCGATCGCCAACCCCAAGGCCGTCGTCCTCGACGTCCCCGCCGTCGCGGCGGTCGCCCACCGGCACGGCATCCCGCTCGTCGTGGACAACACCTTCGCCACCCCGTACCTGCTGCGGCCGCTGGAGCACGGCGCGGACGTCGTGGTCCACTCCGCCAGCAAGTTCCTCGCCGGTCACGGCGCGGCGCTCGGGGGGGCGGTGGTCACCGGCCCCACCACCCGCGAGGCCTTCGACTGGAGCGGGTTCGGGCACCTGACCGCCCCGGCGGGGGTCCTGGGCGGGATCAGTTGGGTGGAGCGGTTCGGGCCCCGGCGCGCCTACGTCGAGCACACCCGCGCGGTGGTGGCCTCGCGGCTGGGCCCGACGATCTCGCCGTTCAACGCGTTCCTCGTCCAGCAGGGTCTGGAGACGCTGTCGCTGCGCGTCGCCCGGCAGAGCGCGACGGCCCTGGAACTGGCCCGGTGGCTCCAGGCGCGCCCGGAGGTGGCGAGCGTCGACCACGCCGGTCTCGCCTCCCACGCGTCGCACGACGTCGCGGCCCGGCTGCTGCCGAGGGGGAGCGGGGCGGTGTTCTCCTTCACCCTGGAGGGCGGACGCCCCGCGGCGCAACGGTTCGTCGACGCGGTGCGGTTGTTCACCCGGATGACCCACGTCGGTGACGTCCGCTCGCTGGTCATCCACCCGGCCAGCACCACCCACGCCCACCGCAGCGAGGGGGAACGGCTGGCGGCGGGCATCTGGCCCGGTCTGGTCCGGCTGTCGATCGGGCTGGAGGAACCCGAGGACCTCCTCGCCGACCTGCTCCCCGCGCTGGCCGCCGCGGTGCCCGCCCCCACCCCCGCGGGGGTGTGA
- a CDS encoding DUF2256 and DUF3253 domain-containing protein, whose translation MPARTIPTKDCAVCGRTITWRKKWERDWDEVRYCSDGCRRRARSAASAVDAELEATLRRLLDARGAAKTVCPSEVARAVGGEEWRALVEPARAAARRLVAAGEAEITQGGKVVDPSTAKGPIRVRRA comes from the coding sequence GTGCCCGCCCGGACGATCCCCACCAAGGACTGCGCCGTGTGCGGGCGCACCATCACCTGGCGCAAGAAGTGGGAGCGCGACTGGGACGAGGTCCGCTACTGCTCCGACGGCTGCCGCCGGCGGGCCCGGTCCGCGGCCTCGGCCGTCGACGCCGAGCTGGAGGCCACCCTGCGGCGCCTGCTGGACGCCCGGGGAGCCGCGAAGACGGTCTGCCCCAGCGAGGTCGCGCGCGCCGTGGGCGGGGAGGAGTGGCGGGCGCTGGTGGAACCCGCGCGGGCCGCGGCCCGGCGCCTGGTCGCGGCGGGGGAGGCGGAGATCACCCAGGGCGGGAAGGTCGTGGACCCCTCGACGGCGAAGGGGCCGATCCGCGTGCGGCGGGCGTAG
- a CDS encoding NAD(P)H-dependent oxidoreductase has translation MSDVKLAIVYYSATGTVRAMAERLAATAAQAGAEVRLRQVERQPTGGEKAATDEQTAEAEAAKGAPGVTADDVVWADAVLFGSPTRYGNIAGQLKIFIDSLGAQWAQGLLADKVYAGFTSSQTAHGGQETTLLALYNTIYHFGGIIVPPGYTDGSKFVDGNPYGVSHVTGGGNDIPLGDVEFTALDHMVNRVIGIAGKLKG, from the coding sequence GTGAGCGACGTCAAGCTCGCCATCGTCTACTACTCCGCCACCGGCACCGTGCGCGCCATGGCCGAGCGCCTGGCCGCCACCGCCGCGCAGGCCGGCGCCGAGGTGCGCCTGCGCCAGGTCGAGCGCCAGCCCACCGGCGGCGAGAAGGCGGCGACCGACGAGCAGACCGCCGAGGCCGAGGCGGCCAAGGGCGCCCCCGGCGTCACCGCCGACGACGTCGTGTGGGCCGACGCCGTGCTCTTCGGCTCCCCCACCCGCTACGGCAACATCGCCGGGCAGCTGAAGATCTTCATCGACTCCCTCGGCGCCCAGTGGGCCCAGGGCCTGCTGGCCGACAAGGTCTACGCGGGGTTCACCTCCTCCCAGACCGCCCACGGCGGCCAGGAGACCACCCTCCTCGCGCTGTACAACACCATCTACCACTTCGGCGGGATCATCGTCCCGCCCGGCTACACCGACGGCTCGAAGTTCGTCGACGGCAACCCCTACGGCGTCAGCCACGTCACCGGCGGCGGGAACGACATCCCCCTCGGTGACGTCGAGTTCACCGCCCTGGACCACATGGTCAACCGCGTCATCGGCATCGCCGGCAAGCTCAAGGGCTGA
- a CDS encoding sucrase ferredoxin, producing MRGYLLVEEPGAWGAGTVPASRLGEDVTAALRANAAGRGVRLLLVRRPAARDLDPDGPRRVFLVDVRRGRSRVLTRTAARADLPAAVADDEGWEPHGGPLLLVCTHGRKDWCCALRGRPVAAALADLDPEPVWECSHLGGDRFAATALSLPSGVTHGRLTPDDAPALVAALRSGRVLPHRWRGRSCDPGVVQAAEGHARLQRGIDAVDALRPRAVVDEEHGRWRVDLEHEGRPLRVHLRVGSAPAHRLTCSATDDRHARTWELERIEG from the coding sequence GTGCGCGGGTACCTGCTGGTGGAGGAACCCGGGGCCTGGGGAGCCGGGACGGTCCCCGCGTCCCGGCTGGGGGAGGACGTGACGGCCGCGCTGCGCGCGAACGCGGCCGGGCGCGGGGTGCGGCTCCTGCTGGTGCGGCGCCCCGCGGCCCGCGACCTGGACCCCGACGGCCCGCGCCGGGTGTTCCTCGTCGACGTCCGCCGCGGCCGGTCCCGGGTCCTGACCCGGACGGCGGCGCGCGCCGACCTGCCCGCCGCGGTCGCCGACGACGAGGGGTGGGAACCCCACGGGGGGCCGCTGCTGCTGGTGTGCACCCACGGGCGCAAGGACTGGTGCTGCGCGCTGCGCGGGCGCCCGGTGGCCGCCGCGCTCGCGGACCTGGACCCGGAACCGGTCTGGGAGTGCTCGCACCTGGGCGGGGACCGCTTCGCGGCCACCGCGCTGTCGCTGCCCTCGGGCGTCACCCACGGGCGCCTGACCCCGGACGACGCCCCGGCCCTGGTGGCGGCCCTGCGGTCCGGGCGGGTGCTGCCGCACCGGTGGCGGGGACGCTCCTGCGACCCCGGGGTGGTGCAGGCCGCCGAGGGGCACGCCCGCCTGCAGCGGGGGATCGACGCCGTGGACGCGCTGCGCCCGCGGGCCGTCGTCGACGAGGAGCACGGGCGGTGGCGCGTGGACCTGGAGCACGAGGGCCGGCCGCTGCGCGTGCACCTGCGGGTCGGGTCCGCGCCGGCGCACCGGCTGACGTGCTCGGCCACCGACGACCGGCACGCCCGCACCTGGGAGCTGGAACGCATCGAGGGGTGA
- a CDS encoding cupin domain-containing protein translates to MTLAPSRPAAGADAPARGAGPALRRCFGEAAERIAGEHWNTRPLLVRAADRAAEGGRASVHDLLSPADVDELLGPRALRTPFFSLVQDGTPLPRSSYTRRAVAGNQQLADLPDTDRVAAAHAGGATIVLQALHRTWPALQTFCSQLAADLGHQCQVNVYVTPPGAQGFKPHHDTHDVVVLQVDGRKHWTIHPPAVELPLKSQPSTQLGPDPVGGRPPAIDTVLEPGDALYLPRGWLHSARTTEDRSIHLTVGLLATTWADVLTDAVASAGVADVALRRALPLPGAPGAADGVPDEEVAGFRAAAQRWLDALDDDAVRRLVARRRSGAVPAEPVGVLAQDEAARTLAEGTALRPRRGVRSSLVPAGEGVDLVLDDRRVTFPGWLRPALEHVLAAPRTSAADLAAAGVGVDVPDALVVLRRLLRERVLLPTAGEPR, encoded by the coding sequence GTGACCCTGGCCCCCTCCCGTCCCGCCGCCGGGGCCGACGCCCCGGCGCGCGGGGCCGGCCCGGCGTTGCGCCGCTGCTTCGGCGAGGCCGCCGAGCGCATCGCCGGGGAGCACTGGAACACCCGCCCGCTCCTCGTGCGGGCGGCCGACCGCGCCGCGGAGGGCGGCCGGGCCTCGGTCCACGACCTGCTCTCGCCCGCCGACGTCGATGAGCTGCTGGGGCCGCGCGCGCTGCGGACCCCGTTCTTCTCCCTCGTCCAGGACGGGACCCCGCTGCCCCGGTCCTCGTACACCCGCCGCGCCGTGGCCGGCAACCAGCAGCTGGCGGACCTGCCCGACACCGACCGCGTCGCCGCCGCCCACGCCGGCGGGGCGACGATCGTGCTGCAGGCCCTGCACCGCACCTGGCCGGCCCTGCAGACCTTCTGCTCGCAGCTCGCGGCGGACCTCGGCCACCAGTGCCAGGTGAACGTCTACGTCACCCCGCCCGGCGCGCAGGGGTTCAAGCCCCACCACGACACCCACGACGTCGTCGTGCTCCAGGTCGACGGGCGCAAGCACTGGACGATCCACCCGCCCGCGGTGGAGCTCCCGCTGAAGTCCCAGCCCTCGACGCAGCTCGGCCCCGACCCCGTGGGCGGGCGGCCCCCGGCCATCGACACCGTGCTCGAACCCGGCGACGCGCTCTACCTGCCCCGCGGGTGGCTGCACTCCGCGCGCACCACCGAGGACCGCTCCATCCACCTCACCGTCGGGCTGCTGGCGACGACGTGGGCCGACGTCCTCACCGACGCCGTCGCCTCCGCGGGCGTCGCCGACGTCGCCCTGCGCCGCGCGCTGCCGCTGCCGGGTGCGCCCGGCGCCGCCGACGGCGTGCCGGACGAGGAGGTGGCCGGGTTCCGCGCCGCGGCGCAGCGCTGGCTCGACGCCCTCGACGACGACGCCGTGCGCCGCCTCGTGGCCCGCCGGCGCTCGGGGGCCGTGCCGGCCGAGCCGGTGGGGGTCCTGGCCCAGGACGAGGCCGCCCGGACGCTGGCCGAGGGCACCGCCCTGCGCCCGCGCCGGGGGGTGCGCTCGTCCCTGGTCCCCGCCGGGGAGGGGGTGGACCTGGTCCTGGACGACCGCCGGGTCACCTTCCCGGGCTGGCTGCGCCCGGCCCTGGAGCACGTCCTCGCCGCACCCCGGACCTCGGCCGCCGACCTCGCCGCCGCGGGCGTGGGCGTCGACGTCCCCGACGCCCTGGTGGTCCTGCGGCGGTTGCTGCGCGAGCGCGTCCTGCTGCCCACCGCCGGCGAGCCCCGCTGA
- the ilvC gene encoding ketol-acid reductoisomerase: protein MAEMFYDDDADLSTITGKKVAVLGFGSQGHAHALSLRDSGVDVVVGLKEGSKSRAKAEEQGLTVLTPFEASKAADVIMVLVPDHLQRGLYAEAIEPNLTAGKALFFSHGFNIRFGYIKPPADVDVVMVAPKGPGHLVRREYVDGRGVPVIVAVEQDATGQAWALALAYAKAIGGLRAGGIKTTFTEETETDLFGEQAVLCGGASALVQTGFEVLTEAGYQPEVAYFECLHELKLIVDLMYEGGIAKQRWSVSDTAEWGDYVSGPRVIDASVKERMKDVLKDIQDGTFARNFIEDQDAGAPKFKELRAKAEQHPIEATGRELRKLMAWVKSDDSDYVEGSAAR from the coding sequence GTGGCCGAGATGTTCTACGACGACGACGCCGACCTGTCCACGATCACCGGGAAGAAGGTGGCGGTCCTGGGCTTCGGCAGCCAGGGCCACGCGCACGCGCTGTCGCTGCGCGACTCCGGCGTCGACGTCGTCGTCGGCCTCAAGGAGGGCTCCAAGAGCCGCGCCAAGGCCGAGGAGCAGGGCCTGACCGTCCTGACCCCCTTCGAGGCGTCCAAGGCCGCCGACGTGATCATGGTCCTGGTGCCGGACCACCTCCAGCGCGGCCTGTACGCCGAGGCCATCGAGCCGAACCTCACCGCGGGCAAGGCGCTGTTCTTCAGCCACGGCTTCAACATCCGCTTCGGCTACATCAAGCCCCCCGCCGACGTGGACGTCGTCATGGTCGCCCCCAAGGGCCCCGGCCACCTGGTGCGCCGCGAGTACGTCGACGGCCGCGGCGTCCCCGTCATCGTCGCCGTCGAGCAGGACGCGACCGGGCAGGCGTGGGCGCTGGCCCTGGCCTACGCCAAGGCGATCGGCGGCCTGCGCGCCGGCGGCATCAAGACCACCTTCACCGAGGAGACCGAGACCGACCTGTTCGGTGAGCAGGCCGTCCTCTGCGGCGGCGCCTCCGCGCTGGTGCAGACCGGGTTCGAGGTCCTCACCGAGGCCGGCTACCAGCCCGAGGTCGCCTACTTCGAGTGCCTGCACGAGCTCAAGCTCATCGTCGACCTCATGTACGAGGGCGGCATCGCCAAGCAGCGCTGGTCCGTCTCCGACACCGCGGAGTGGGGCGACTACGTGTCCGGCCCGCGCGTCATCGACGCCTCCGTGAAGGAGCGGATGAAGGACGTCCTCAAGGACATCCAGGACGGCACCTTCGCCCGCAACTTCATCGAGGACCAGGACGCCGGCGCGCCGAAGTTCAAGGAGCTGCGCGCCAAGGCCGAGCAGCACCCCATCGAGGCCACCGGCCGCGAGCTGCGCAAGCTCATGGCGTGGGTGAAGTCCGACGACTCCGACTACGTCGAGGGTTCCGCCGCCCGCTGA
- the ilvN gene encoding acetolactate synthase small subunit, with protein sequence MSQHTLSVLVENRPGVLMRVTSLFARRNFNIHSLTVGPTERSDISRMTIVVDVESQPLEQVTKQLNKLINVLKIVELEDGASVQRELLLVKVRADASARGEVLDTVALFRAHVVDVAPDAVTVEATGSPDKLAALLRVLEPFGIRELVQSGSVALARGGRAISDRALRSA encoded by the coding sequence ATGTCCCAGCACACCCTGTCCGTCCTGGTCGAGAACCGACCCGGTGTCCTGATGCGCGTCACGTCGCTGTTCGCGCGCAGGAACTTCAACATCCACTCCCTCACGGTCGGACCGACCGAGCGCAGCGACATCTCCCGGATGACCATCGTCGTCGACGTGGAGTCGCAGCCGTTGGAGCAGGTGACGAAGCAGCTCAACAAGCTGATCAACGTCTTGAAGATCGTGGAGCTCGAGGACGGCGCCTCGGTCCAGCGCGAGCTGCTGCTCGTGAAGGTCCGGGCCGACGCCTCGGCGCGCGGGGAGGTGCTCGACACCGTGGCGCTGTTCCGCGCCCACGTCGTCGACGTCGCCCCCGACGCCGTGACGGTCGAGGCCACCGGCAGCCCGGACAAGCTGGCCGCGCTGCTGCGCGTGCTGGAGCCGTTCGGCATCCGGGAGCTCGTCCAGTCCGGCTCGGTGGCGCTCGCCCGCGGCGGGCGCGCGATCTCCGACCGCGCGCTGCGCTCCGCCTGA
- a CDS encoding acetolactate synthase large subunit: MPQQLPLDPKLPVAELTGAQSLIRSLEAVGVEVVFGLPGGAILPAYDPLMDSPHVRHVLVRHEQGAGHAAEGYAVATGKVGVCMATSGPGATNLVTPIADANMDSVPMVAITGQVAAKAIGTDAFQEADIAGITIPITKHNYLVTDPADIPRVIAEAFHLAATGRPGPVLVDVAKSALTATTSFAWPETVDLPGYRPVTRPHGKQIREAARLIAAAERPVLYVGGGVIKADASAELAALADLTGIPAVTTLMARGALPDSHPNNLGMPGMHGTVAAVTALQKSDLLITLGARFDDRVTGELSSFAPGAKVIHADIDPAEIGKNRAVDVPIVGDAKLVIAELTTAVAAEFENGRADLTAWTALTQSWKETYPLGYAESDDGTLAPQHVIARIGAIAGPEAIYVSGVGQHQMWSAQFVQYENPRTWLNSGGLGTMGYAVPAAMGAKVGKPDTVVWAIDGDGCFQMTNQELATCTLNGIPVKVAIINNSSLGMVRQWQTLFYSERYSNTDLNSGDHHGTHAAPIPDFVKLAEAYGCVGLRCDRAEDVDATIEKAMAIDDVPVVIDFRVHRDAMVWPMVEAGVSNDAIQYARGVSPVWDREEEGDNESGPEKVIS; encoded by the coding sequence ATGCCACAGCAACTGCCCCTGGACCCGAAGCTCCCCGTCGCCGAGCTCACCGGCGCGCAGAGCCTCATCCGTTCGCTGGAGGCGGTAGGGGTCGAGGTCGTCTTCGGTCTGCCCGGGGGCGCGATCCTGCCCGCCTACGACCCGCTGATGGACTCCCCGCACGTCCGGCACGTCCTGGTGCGCCACGAGCAGGGCGCCGGCCACGCCGCCGAGGGCTACGCGGTGGCCACCGGCAAGGTCGGCGTCTGCATGGCCACCTCGGGCCCGGGGGCGACGAACCTCGTCACCCCCATCGCCGACGCCAACATGGACTCCGTCCCGATGGTCGCGATCACCGGTCAGGTGGCCGCCAAGGCCATCGGCACCGACGCGTTCCAGGAAGCCGACATCGCCGGCATCACCATCCCGATCACCAAGCACAACTACCTGGTGACCGACCCGGCCGACATCCCCCGCGTGATCGCCGAGGCCTTCCACCTCGCCGCCACCGGGCGCCCCGGCCCCGTCCTCGTCGACGTCGCGAAGTCCGCGCTGACGGCGACGACCTCCTTCGCCTGGCCCGAGACGGTCGACCTGCCCGGCTACCGCCCGGTGACGCGCCCGCACGGCAAGCAGATCCGCGAGGCCGCCCGGCTCATCGCCGCGGCCGAGCGCCCCGTCCTCTACGTCGGCGGCGGCGTCATCAAGGCCGACGCCTCCGCGGAGCTGGCGGCGCTGGCCGACCTCACCGGCATCCCCGCCGTCACGACCCTGATGGCCCGCGGCGCGCTGCCGGACTCCCACCCGAACAACCTGGGCATGCCCGGCATGCACGGGACGGTCGCGGCCGTGACCGCGCTGCAGAAGTCCGACCTGCTCATCACCCTCGGCGCCCGCTTCGACGACCGCGTCACCGGCGAGCTGTCCAGCTTCGCCCCCGGCGCCAAGGTCATCCACGCCGACATCGACCCGGCCGAGATCGGCAAGAACCGCGCCGTCGACGTCCCGATCGTGGGCGACGCCAAGCTCGTCATCGCCGAGCTCACCACGGCCGTGGCCGCCGAGTTCGAGAACGGCCGCGCGGACCTCACGGCCTGGACCGCCCTGACGCAGTCGTGGAAGGAGACGTACCCGCTGGGCTACGCCGAGTCCGACGACGGCACGCTCGCCCCGCAGCACGTCATCGCCCGGATCGGGGCGATCGCCGGGCCCGAGGCCATCTACGTCTCCGGGGTCGGCCAGCACCAGATGTGGTCCGCGCAGTTCGTCCAGTACGAGAACCCGCGCACCTGGCTCAACTCCGGCGGCCTGGGGACCATGGGCTACGCGGTCCCCGCGGCCATGGGCGCCAAGGTGGGCAAGCCCGACACCGTCGTGTGGGCCATCGACGGCGACGGCTGCTTCCAGATGACCAACCAGGAACTGGCGACCTGCACCCTCAACGGGATCCCCGTCAAGGTCGCGATCATCAACAACTCCAGCCTGGGCATGGTCCGGCAGTGGCAGACGCTCTTCTACTCCGAGCGCTACTCCAACACCGACCTGAACTCCGGCGACCACCACGGCACCCACGCCGCGCCGATCCCCGACTTCGTCAAGCTCGCCGAGGCCTACGGCTGCGTGGGGCTGCGCTGCGACCGGGCCGAGGACGTCGACGCGACGATCGAGAAGGCCATGGCGATCGACGACGTGCCCGTGGTCATCGACTTCCGCGTCCACCGCGACGCCATGGTCTGGCCCATGGTCGAGGCCGGCGTGAGCAACGACGCCATCCAGTACGCGCGGGGGGTCTCCCCGGTCTGGGACCGCGAGGAAGAGGGCGACAACGAGTCCGGTCCCGAGAAGGTGATCTCCTGA